acaccCTTTAACACACTTAAAAATGCCTTCAGCAAACAAGTttacactccaccagagaaataGATTGTATCATGGTACGGGCCTCCCAAATATtccgagagaacctgcttcaataaagaaaaaacaataaCTCTCCAACCACGTAGCCCTTGTTCTCACCTAACACCCCATACTGGAACTCATATTGGGTATTATTAAACAATCACAACCCATACTCCATGAAGACCAcgtcctgaaagaaatctttcctgaaccccctcttctcgCCTTCAAATAACCCCCACAACCTCaccaaactcatcatcagaagcaagctccccacagatcaggacacaccaactcaaagtggcaccagaccctgctgtaacaacaaatgcaaaacctgcagacatatctccactgctacaatgatcaacacccccaccacacatctttcaagatctaTGGTTCCTACATATGTCTATCACCACATGATCTACCTCATCCAGTGAACTAAATGTCCCAACATGTGGGTGAAATAAGACAATCACTATTTTCTCAAGTGaacgcacacacaaaaaatgataTCACCTGttggtgaacatttttcacaaaactaTAACTCTGTATCTGACTTCTCAGTCCTCATTCTTAAAGGAATCcataccttcaaaagatgagccttggagcttaaattcataactttgctagacaccagAACTTatggacttaataaagacactggatttattgtttattataacaatctgtagCAACGTGGACTAATTCATTATCTGATCCAGCTTTTATTTACctgtgacactctggttacctttcccagacctgaagaagagctctgcctaagcttgtgtctctcaccagcagaagttggttcaataagagatattacctcacacactttgtctctctaatagcctggaagcaatacagctacaacaacacttgcAACATGTAAATATCAAGTATTACTGAGAAGGAAGATCACTACTGGTTAGAGAATGAGACTGAAGGTTTATAGCTCAAAGTCTGGTGCACGTACCATTTGTTCTGTGACCTTGGCTAAGTCATTTCAcctatctctgcctcagtttccatctcTGTGAAATGAagataatgaaaataaattcaCAACAAGAGTGTTGTGAGACTATTTCTAAAGTGTTTTAGGAGAGGCAATGTGGCTCCATGGATAGAGCATTGACTtggaagtcaggagacctagACCTAGCTCTGCCATCGCTGGCTCTGCCTCTGACCTACTGTATGGTCTTAGGTAAGTCACCACTTCAACTCTCTGCCTCCCcttcctgtcttgtctattttgattgtaGGCTCTTCAGAGCAAGGATAGTCTCTAaataggggctggtctacacttaaaagtgttaccagtataactatgttggttagggatgtgattttaTTTATTGCTGACATAGTTATACAAGTAAAAGACCTACTGAAGATGCAGTTATATCAATAAAAGGTGTCATATCATGGTATAATTTATGTACCCAAACCAGAATAggctatatcagtataactactgTATTAcgggtataactgcatccacattaggggTGGGAGCGTTTTGGTTGTTTTGGGGTGGGTTATTGTCACTTTTACTATACCAGTATACAAGCCCTATGTGTTTGTACCATGCTTAGCTCAATTGGACCCCAATCTCAGTTGTGGCCTGTAGATGCTAATGTAATATTAATTTTCatatccttggatgaaaggcactatatgcAGTGTGTTATTAGTGTGTAACTGTTTAAACCCACACTATCTAGTGTTGTCTCAACTGATCTCCCAAGCTAAGAAAGAAAAGCTAGCTCAGTATTCAGATGAGAAACCGCCAAGCAACAGAAACTGAGGCTAGGCCTACTCTACAAACTTTTGCTGAATAGCCATGTCAGTTAGGCATGTGATTTGTGACCCACATAGCTGTGCCAACAAACCCCCTAGTATAGATGcaattatactggcaaaactggtTATTGCCAGCAGTATAGCTTACTTCACTTGAGATGGGGCTGGAAAAAAGGATGCCAGTTCAAGCACAGTTACGCTGACATAAGGGTCGTACACACTAGGAGCGCTTTGATGGTTTATCAGAAAAGCTTTTCTCATTTAGATTTGTCCTAAGATGTTGCAGGAAGTGATGTGGTAGTCATAGTTGAGGTGagatgagattctgtggcctgcaatgtgctggccaagggatgtgctggccgccgcttcccgcagtccccattggcctgggacggcgaaccgcggccagtgagagctgcaatcggccgaacctgcagacgtggcaggtaaacaaaccatcccggcccaccagcagatttccctgatgggccgtgtgccaaaggttgccgatccctggactagatgatcatgatgggcccttctgaccttaaagtctatgagaataCACTATGGTATATGTGTATTGTTGGGAGTGCTGTCTTTTAGATGAAACATAAAACCTGTAGGTTTTCATAAAAGTAACGGTCGTAACCTTTGTGCCTGGCAAACTCCATACTTTGTTAATTACATGCTGCCTTCCCTGAATTTCTCTTTCAATTTCAATCTGATATTACAGCATCCTTATTCACTTTATCTCCTAAACTGTATATTGGTGCCATTAGAGAGCCTAAATGATCCCTGTGTATAGTTTGTATATTGATTAGTGAAGCACTTTGGGATGCTTTAGGATGAAAGGGACTGTATATGAATTGAATTTATTGCACCTTTGAAGGTGATTAGTGCTGCTCAGGCTGGAAGAATACAATTGTTGATCAATAGACtggcatattttatttatttttcatttagtcATGTAAATTGCTAATTGCCAACAGTTTAGAAGAATAAAGAATCTACCCTAAAAcatatgtgtgtgttgggggccgAAGAGGCAATGTGTGATGGTGGACAGCCAGAAGACTAGCTGGAAGTGGCTTGGCTAAGGGGTTAAATTTCATTCTTCCAGCTCAGAATTTAAGTTATCTGCAGGGTTTGTTGGGAACTTGTGAGAGGGAGAGTATGTGTACTTTTGAGTTATTTAATTGGATTGTTGTACAACTGGTTGATCAGCACGTACCATCTGTACGGAAGAATTTGTATAAGTAATGCTGTCTTGTTTTACTGTAGAGCTATAAAATACTGAGATGACTGATGCCTGGAAAACATATTGGGATCACAATACATACTCCATCATGACTCCTACAATCATTCTGTAAAATACTTTTGTGACATTACTTTGAAATTCAGATGAGCTGGCATATGGAATAAAGGTTTACCACCATGCCAGGACAAGGGAACACATGGATTTTTACACTGATTTTGCAATTCTGGCTTACTCTTCAGGCAACATGACATCAGGTGATATACTaatccaaacaaataaaaatgatcTAATTCAAATCCAAACAAAAAGGATCTATAAAAGGCTAAAATTTCTTTGCAAACAGGACTAGCACCACAAGGAACCTGGCAAACTGCCCCGGCATTATGTTGCTTTCGCTGCAGGGATATAAGATTTAGTGGGAGACCTCCAAGGTTCTTTTTCATGACAAATTGTCTCTGCTGTGTATCAGTCACCAGATATACACTCCCAACAGGTTTTACTTCCCCAGTGATGACAATGAACACTCCTGAACAGCTTTCTCTTTGTCACTGTTATTCATGTGCTGTGTTAATGCTTAGGGACCTCAGCTGGaccagggcccctttgtgctaggtgctgtacaaacacacaacaaagaaacagccccctgcctcacagagcttacagtctgataCCAAAGACAACAGGTGGCTGCAACAAATAGATGGGGAAACAAGCAGAGAGAAttgaaatttttattaaagttgatgtttaaaattaaatatacacaagttaagagggaaggtactgtacctctggggtcaggcttgagttatgagggattacacgTATCGGTTACAAGGAtcacgagatacatacatatcacataaccagcacaGACccggattggggtgcgggagtttttaaagcttcagtggataagtgggcttgggtacgccacccatggaatgtattaagagtccaagtcGGTATCAGCAtagcgaataagtacatgggtggggttaTACTAGTCAGCTTGATTATCAGGTCCCTTGTTCTTCCTATGctctggaaagcttgtctctctcaccatcagaagttgatccaataaaagatattgcctcccccaccttgtctctctaatatcttgagaccaacacagctacaacaacactgcaataaACTCTCTCTTGCCTTCCTTTCCTGGCTTAgatgtaagagaaaaaaactccAACACCCCTCTTCCCacttccctgctccctccccactccttcctccctcccctcccctggtaTTCACGTCTTTTCCTCTCATTCATTTGTTTTCCGTGTTGGAAATACCTCGTGTCTGTCCCCTGCGTTCCGCCCTCCCCTCAGACTAGTCCAGCTGCCCTTTCACATGCTTCCTCTGGAAGCCCTGGCACGgaatcagccccctcccccgctcgcTTTTCCATGCCCCTGATCCAAGTCAGCCACACTACTAGGATCGCAATTCGGGTTAGCTGCAAAGGCATGGAAACTCCTTCTCGATCTCAGCTGTGGAATCCCGCCcctgcagccaccactcccatCTCAACCCCCCCAGCAGCTACAGCCACAGCGCCAACTACTTCTCTTTCCCCCCGTCCACCGCCCCCTCCAGGGTAGGGTCCATCTGCTCCGCTCTGTCTctcgctccctccccccacccgctttCTCACTCCTCCTCCgcgcgccccccctccccaaacgcTCCGAATCTTCGCCGGCCGTCGCTACGGAAACCAGCCGATACCCAGTAAATGGGCACCCTGCAAAAGCAATGCAGCCGGGTAACaaagaagcccccccccctccatgggGTTCTGCAGAAACATCTCAAGTCCTTTtgctctctgtgtatatattgGAGGAGACGCGTCTTGCCACATAGCTAGGATCCACAGCAATTTAACACAGCAACCACAAAAAGTGCAGATGGAGGGTATTTTTTCCAGCTTTTCTGGTGAAGAAAATCAACAGCCTCCTCCAAAGTGCATTTCACAAACGCCTGGATGTTACTGGATTTGTCTAGATTACGTTTCTGTTTGGGACTTTCCCATTTACACAAAGGGGTTGGCTTCCTTCAACCATCACTGCCGATAGCCTGGCCAGCGTCTTTTCCCTTAAGGGCGATAAGATATGTTTGCTGGCAAGATGCACTTCTGCAAAAAACTATTTACATCAGCTCTGGGGAAATATAACTTGGTGATTGAATAAGGCATCAAACCGAAGCCGTGTGTATAAAACCAAATCGTTACAGACGCTTTTCGGCTTGGTTTCGAAAAGAAAGATAATGATTAAACCAAAGAAATCGAGGCTGGTACTAAGCGTTTTCCACGATGCGATCCGTTTTCCTTGAAATGCAGGAGGGAAGTTGTATTTGAAATGCAGCGCAAGGGAGAATAAGAGCTTGATCTAAAAAACAAATGCCCCTTCGTGTGTTTTGCCCCCAAGAAACGAAATATTCCCTTgactgattctcctcttgctacAAATAAAGGATTGTTCATATTAGGGTTATTGAAATGCAGCGAACATACAAAGATAATCAGATTCTGCAGCACAATGCGATCTTTGGGGTCAGAGAGGTGGGCGGTTTGGACGGGTGTCTTGAAATCCTGAACCCTTGATTATTTTAATGGTTGTAACATTCTTGTTTATAAACAAATCGGACATTTTGAGatttgatctttttttaaaaagtaattccatCAGTTTTCCTCATTACTGCTCTTTCAACAGAGGTTTGGGTAGCCTTTCCCATCAGTATAATTTATCCAtttcaactgaaaaaaacaaacaccagtcCATGTAGACCTAGGCTGTCAGACATGCAAAAAGCCACTCCTCCGCACCCCCTAAAAAGAGATTCAGATCCCTTGTATTTCACGCAGATCATTGCTGCTACTCATGTACTTAGCAGCAATATTATTTCAAGCGAATTAGTCTCAAATTACATCTTATAATTTGGGGAAAGCACAAATATATCCCTGATAACGTCGCTTCGTCCATTAATTTAATGCATGAAAAATCTAAGTGGTAGCCGCCTcagaaaacagtttttaaaaataaaaatcaaggatAATCAGACGGCAGAATTTAATTAGACCCGTAGACTAATTacagaatattttatttcaagCCAATATTGCTAGGGGGAGGGGTTTGATTCTGCTTTTTCGGCGGCGACCGCGGCTGCTTTTACCATTTTCAACATCTGGCCTACAGACCTACTAATTTCAACTCGTGATCTCGTTTGGCAAAACTCGAACTCGATCTACGTGATTTAAATACCTTCCAAATTGGAGCGATAGAACAATTGCaaccaattaaattaaaaactcaAACCTCGCACAGTATCTGTTGATCTTCTACAGCAGAGGGTGGAGGGGGGCGGGTGGAGTAGGGGAAAGAGGATGAAATCACAAACACACAAGTCAAACCATTGTCTCTAATTTAACACAGAAGCaaatgggggagagagacagagacacacaaacAGAGCCACTGCAAGTCAAATGAAATCCCCTTACAGTGTTAATTCATCTCCGAAAAGAAAGGGCAATAAACCCATGCATCATCATTTTAAGTGAAGAAAAAGGAGTGCATGCATTTTTccattactttatttattttcgGGGTATTAATTATCAGTCAAAGGCTGATTTCAAATTATTGCAATCGCGGCTCCATTGTTCACTCCAATtggaagccccaccccctcctttgtCTGGCGGCGCCGTGATTGGTCGGCGACGGGCGGGGGGTTGCCGTCAGCGCTCGGAAAGCCCATTCATCTGTGCACTTGGGCGTTGGACTCCGCATCTTATTAGCAACCAGGGAGATTTCTCCATTTTCCCCTTGTCTACAGTACGGCTACAAATCTGGGATTTTTTTATTACTTCTTTTTACTAAACttgggctctttttttttttgctcgactttttttcccctccttttccccccttcctcctgtgctgctgctttttgaTCTCTTCaacttaaatttttaaaaaggagtgcATATAAATCGGTTctgttctctcttctcttttttcccccccctctggtgtgtgtgtgtgtgttgctgctgctgctgctcgcccAGTATTTATACCAATCCAACGCTATTTGTTTCCCCTCCTTTTGGATCTCTTGAGTTTCTTTGTTGAATAAGACAGCATGGGTGCCCAGTTCTCCAAGACCGCTGCAAAAGGCGACGCCGCTGCTGAGAAACCTGGGGAAGCAGTGGCTGCATCTCCTTCCAAGGCGAATGGAcaggtaaccccccccccccctcgcctacccgattttttttaaaggcaaaacttggacttttttttttcttgcatccTGTTTAATTTTTCCTCCCCCTTCGAGGTGCCTTGGGCATATTAGATGGAGAATATGGCCAAAGCCTTTATCTTGAAAACTTAATGCAAAGGAATGGCTTTTTCActgttttattgggggggggggaagggttctaTAGACCCGATTTTTTTTAATGGCGTGGAGCAGATAAAAATCACTGGTGCGTTATTTGAATGGGGTGCAAGTGGCTAGTAAACGGAGGAATGTGATACTGGGTTGGCTTTTCTGTCCATTCAATCTCCTCCGTGCGTTAGCTTTTTCTCCTGAAGACGTTTGTCTGTGACTAGCCAAAAATGCCCCTGATGGGAGGTGGATTGGTAGATAGTAGTATGAAATTTGCTCTCTGCAGTGCAAACTGGCAGGGGTGAGGTTAGGGGAGGGAAGTGGCATGCCCGGGGGTACCCTGTTGGGGAGAGCGCTGTGCCTCTGGGAGATGGCTGGCtggagaagggaaggggcagCGAAGCACGCTCTTCTCCATATTGTTGCATGCCTGCCTCGCCCCTACTCCTCTACGGATCTGGGCTCAACCTACGATTTAAACCATGGGGGGCTGACTTGCTCTGGGAGGCTTTTCGCGTCACTCTGCCTGTTTCAACACAGTCTGGacttggggggatgggggtgacTCTTGGCGTTGCACTAACGTGACCCTCATCTctgccacccccgccccccgtgcaACAGGGGTAGCGGCGCTGGGCGCACCGCCTGGGCTGCGCTGGAGTCGAGTGGCGCCTGCATCTAAACACCGGGCACCCCCGCCACGCctcggagcagctgctgctggagccagcCGGGCTCCGTCGTCCTCCGGAGAGGCTTTAGACTCGTTAAAAATGCAAATGCAGCGAGAGGCGGGGGCGCCTCTTaaccagccagcagggggagggaagccacgtctttattttgattttattgctggctgaagggggcgggggatgggggcgTGAAACGGACGCAAGGACCGAGGCGAGCTTTGTTAGCCTTTCTCCTcagctgcgctgctgctggaCAAGGCGTGCGTGAGCCCCGCAGCCCGCCAGCTGCTCTCctcttcttccctgccccctccctcctcttcggCCTTCTCCAGTCCGGGTCTGCAAGCTGGAGTCACAGTGCCCTCTACTGGCGGAGAGCCGCTCTAGCccagcctgccttagtcccgccGGAGCTGCGATGGGAGGGCGGGAGGGGTAGCTCACTGCCCTGCAGTGCCTTGCTGATGCGTTGGCTTTTACAACCACCCAGGAGTCCCCAGCGTACCTTATGAAAGCAGGCGGGGGCGTGGCTTGGTTCTGCATTTCCAGTGCAGCACCAATGGgctggagagaaggcagggatGTGAATTTTGAAAATGCTCAGTGCTGCCTTCTTCTCTCGAGAGGAGCAATGGCGAGTCTGCTCATTGCAACTGCTGGCTTATGACCCCACTGTTTCTGCAGTTAATCACTTGATCTGATCAAATCCTCTGACTGGTAtaattgttaaaatcatgccCTAGTATTGGCATAAAATGGCAAGTATTCTTAAAACAGTCCGTAGTGTCTGATCCATCCAATTCATCCGTCCAACCAAGACTCTGGTTAAGGGAAATGAACTGTTACCCGTCAGCTGACCCTATTGAGCTTGGGATATGGCTGAGAAGCAGATCTTTCTCCAATAACACTGAGTTGTTTTCTTCCAGGAAAATGGCCATGTAAAGGTGAATGGTGATgcctctccagcagctgctgaggcaggcaaggaggaggTCCAAGCAAATGGCAGTGCACCTGCTGAAGAGACAGCGAAGGAAGAGCAAGCCTCTTCTGAGCCTGCCTCTGAGAAGGAGGGAACAGAAGCAGAGAGTACTGAGCCAGCCTCGCCTGCTGAGGGAGAGCCCTCCTCGAAGGCAGAGGAGGGAGCTACCCCTTCTTCCAGCAATGAGACcccgaaaaaaaaaaagaagcgcTTTTCCTTCAAAAAGTCCTTTAAGCTAAGTGGCTTCtcctttaaaaagaacaaaaaggaggctggggaaggagcagagaatGAAGGTGCAGCTGCCTCCACAGAGGGAGGGAAAGATGAAGCAGCTACTGCCCCAGAAGCAACAAGCAATGAGGAGGGTAAACCTGCCCAGGAGGAGTCCTGCGCTGCTGCAGCTAGCGGCACAGAGGAAACAAAGGAGGAGACTGGTGACTCTCAGGAAGCAAAATCAGAAGAGACTGCACCAGAGAAGCCTGCGGGAGAAGAGGCCAAGCCTATTGAAGAGCAAAAGCCTGAGGATAAACCAGAAGAggcaccagctgcctctgcccctAGTGCTACAACTGAGGCCACCTCAACTGAACAAGAGGCCCCCAAAGTAGAAGAGGCAGCACTTCCTACACAGGAAGCCCCATCTGAGTCTAGTCCAGAAGCCCCACCAGCTGAATCGGCAGAGTAAACATGGCAATTTTGAGATAATCGAAGAACTTTTCTCCCCCTGTTTGTTTGTTGGAGTGGTGCCAGGTACTGGTTTTGGAGAACTTGTCTACAACCAGGGATTGATTTAAAAGatgtctttctcttttttttctctccccacagATCCCATCTCAAATAATTCTGTTACCACCATTCCAACAGGTAGAGGGGAGACTAAACACCTCCCTCTgccttgttccttttttttttttttttttttgcatcagtaTTAATGTTTTTGCATACTTTGCATCTTTTATTCAAAATGTAAACTTTCTTTGTCAATCTATGGACATGCCCATATATGAAGGAGATGGGTGGGGTCAATAAGGGATATCAAATGAAGTGATAGGGGCCACAATGAGGAATTAGTGATGCACATAATTGCCAAGAGAATGTGCCACAAGAAATGATGTAAGGGGTtagtcttttttaaaagaaagttattaCAATGTATTTTGTGAGGCAGATGTTCTATAAGGTTTACAACACTACAAGTCTTGACtaagaaggaaaggaaaaaaatcaataccCAGAAAAAAAGATCATAGTCTTAGGAATTCATTTAAACCATAGGAACTTTTCACTTATCTCATGTTAGCTGTACCAGTCAGTGATTAAGTAGAAATACAAGTTGTATAGGCTTTATTGTTTATTGCTGGTTTATGACCTTAATAAAGTGTAATTATGTATTACCAGCAGGGTGTTTTTAACTGTGACTATTGTATAAAAACAAATCTTGATATCCAGAAGCACATGAAGTTTGCAACTCTTTCCACCCTGCCCATTTTTGTAAAACTGCAGTCATCTTGGACCTTTTAAACACAAATTTTAAACTCAATCAAGCTGTGATAAGTGGAATGGTTACTGTTTATACTGTGGTATGTTTTTTGATTACAGCAGACAATGCTTTCTTTTCCAGTTGTCTTTGAAAATAAAGGAAAACTCTTCAGATGCAATGGTTTTTGTGTAGCATCTTGTCTATCATGTTTTTGTAAATACTGGAGAAGCTTTGACCAATTTGACTTAGAGATGGAATGTAACTTTGCTTACAAAAATTGCTAT
This genomic window from Emys orbicularis isolate rEmyOrb1 chromosome 3, rEmyOrb1.hap1, whole genome shotgun sequence contains:
- the MARCKS gene encoding myristoylated alanine-rich C-kinase substrate, coding for MGAQFSKTAAKGDAAAEKPGEAVAASPSKANGQENGHVKVNGDASPAAAEAGKEEVQANGSAPAEETAKEEQASSEPASEKEGTEAESTEPASPAEGEPSSKAEEGATPSSSNETPKKKKKRFSFKKSFKLSGFSFKKNKKEAGEGAENEGAAASTEGGKDEAATAPEATSNEEGKPAQEESCAAAASGTEETKEETGDSQEAKSEETAPEKPAGEEAKPIEEQKPEDKPEEAPAASAPSATTEATSTEQEAPKVEEAALPTQEAPSESSPEAPPAESAE